A single genomic interval of Carassius gibelio isolate Cgi1373 ecotype wild population from Czech Republic chromosome A22, carGib1.2-hapl.c, whole genome shotgun sequence harbors:
- the LOC127943403 gene encoding olfactory receptor class A-like protein 4, with protein MSEVLTVDAVLFGLLVFSGIIGNILVISVVFQCAKESSSRHLPPSDTILVNLCMANLLTSVFRTVPIFVSDLGLKVSLSPGWCRLFMLLWVWWRAVGCWVTLALSTFHCVTLRRQHVTMGPRGHQRERRRVWGVLATVWVVNLLFSLPALVYTTHVRGNTTVELMVISCTTRPLLGCVWEFPTERQGYAFSSTSLALNEVMPLILMVGTNLVTLHSLAKHIRAVTAGGGGAVELDRHVSSERKAGHVIMALVALFVGCWVLQVAAVTYYNHNGGKHAEGLLTVAHFSASLFVGFSPLVVTFGHGKLRRRISAMTQHWTQRIKRPRVDTASAQKDTSGGKTVQSGKTVQSGKTVQSGTT; from the exons ATGTCTGAGGTCCTGACGGTGGACGCCGTCCTCTTCGGTCTGCTGGTGTTCTCTGGGATTATAGGAAACATTCTGGTCATCAGTGTG GTGTTCCAGTGCGCTAAAGAAAGCTCCTCCCGCCACCTGCCGCCGTCAGACACCATCCTGGTGAACCTGTGCATGGCCAACCTGCTGACGTCGGTCTTCCGGACGGTGCCCATCTTCGTGTCGGACCTGGGTCTGAAGGTGTCGCTGTCGCCGGGCTGGTGTCGTCTCTTCATGCTGCTGTGGGTGTGGTGGCGCGCGGTGGGCTGCTGGGTGACTTTGGCCCTCAGCACCTTCCACTGCGTCACCCTGCGGAGGCAGCACGTCACCATGGGTCCACGTGGACATCAGCGCGAGCGCCGGCGCGTCTGGGGCGTCCTGGCCACCGTGTGGGTCGTCAACCTGCTGTTCTCTCTCCCAGCGCTGGTGTACACGACACACGTGCGCGGAAACACCACGGTGGAGCTGATGGTGATCAGCTGCACGACTCGCCCGCTGCTGGGCTGCGTTTGGGAGTTTCCCACCGAGCGGCAGGGCTACGCCTTCTCCTCCACGTCGCTGGCGCTCAACGAGGTCATGCCGCTGATTCTGATGGTCGGGACCAATCTGGTGACGCTGCACTCACTGGCCAAACACATCCGGGCGGTCACGGCGGGCGGCGGCGGCGCGGTGGAGCTGGACAGGCACGTGTCCAGCGAGAGGAAGGCGGGTCACGTGATCATGGCTCTGGTCGCGCTGTTCGTCGGTTGCTGGGTGCTGCAGGTCGCCGCGGTCACGTACTACAACCACAACGGCGGGAAGCACGCGGAGGGCCTGCTGACCGTCGCGCATTTCTCTGCGTCGCTCTTTGTAGGGTTCAGTCCGTTAGTGGTGACGTTTGGACACGGTAAACTGCGGCGGAGAATCAGCGCGATGACGCAACACTGGACGCAGCGGATCAAACGCCCACGAGTGGACACCGCCTCCGCACAGAAAGACACGTCCGGCGGGAAAACTGTTCAGAGCGGGAAAACTGTTCAAAGCGGGAAAACTGTTCAAAGCGGAACAACGTGA
- the LOC127943370 gene encoding olfactory receptor class A-like protein 4 codes for MAPQRKPSSVSQFISSSPFYFALYVILVLLGNVGNTTVIAVVGQSLLRETGAVRSSDVILVNMAFSNLMVSLVRNTVVMVSDLGVEIFLTRDMCHLMMGIWVWLRSANVWSTFFLSAFHFQTLRRVAPPIITLHGPRGPPKSLILCFILIWSFNLIYAIPAFIFSKNGDENSTETLMLVSSTTRPLLGCIWDFPSVYSGLAFATSSMVIHESLPICLMSVTNLGSLLTLYAHGHSRNTTHQSQDTPVITRIPAERRAAKVILALNVLFISSWGTNVISVNYFNYNRGSSTEFLLIIARFANMSFIAFSPIVLAVGHRKLRAFIKSVLSHITSVFG; via the exons ATGGCCCCTCAAAGAAAACCCTCAAGCGTCAGTCAGTTTATCTCTTCATCTCCATTCTATTTCGCCCTCTACGTGATTCTGGTGCTGCTGGGGAACGTGGGTAACACCACCGTCATCGCAGTGGTCGGGCAAAGCCTTCTGAGGGAGACGGGAGCCGTCCGAAGCTCTGACGTGATTTTGGTCAACATGGCTTTCTCCAACCTGATGGTGTCGTTGGTTAGAAACACAGTCGTGATGGTGTCCGATCTGGGAGTGGAG ATTTTCCTCACTAGAGATATGTGTCATCTCATGATGGGCATCTGGGTTTGGCTGCGCTCTGCGAATGTTTGGTCGACGTTCTTTCTCAGCGCGTTTCACTTCCAAACGTTGCGTCGGGTCGCCCCACCCATCATCACCCTGCATGGCCCCCGCGGGCCCCCAAAGTCCCTCATCCTCTGCTTCATCCTCATCTGGAGCTTCAATCTGATCTACGCCATCCCAGCATTCATCTTCTCCAAGAACGGAGACGAGAACTCCACAGAG ACGCTGATGTTGGTGAGCAGCACCACTCGCCCCCTGCTTGGCTGTATTTGGGACTTCCCATCAGTCTACAGCGGCCTGGCCTTCGCCACCTCCTCCATGGTGATCCACGAATCCCTTCCCATCTGCCTGATGAGTGTCACCAACCTGGGCTCGCTGCTGACGCTGTACGCTCACGGACACTCCCGAAACACCACCCACCAGAGTCAGGACACGCCGGTCATCACCCGGATCCCTGCGGAGCGACGGGCGGCTAAA GTGATCTTGGCTCTGAATGTCCTCTTCATTTCATCGTGGGGAACAAACGTCATCTCGGTCAACTACTTCAACTATAACCGTGGATCTTCCACAGAGTTCCTGCTCATCATCGCTCGCTTCGCCAACATGAGCTTCATCGCGTTCTCGCCCATCGTCCTCGCCGTGGGCCACAGGAAGCTGCGGGCGTTTATAAAGTCAGTCCTGTCGCATATAACCTCTGTATTTGGATAA
- the LOC127943382 gene encoding olfactory receptor class A-like protein 4 → MASSPLYIAVYLFLVLLGNVGNTTVIAVVGESLLRETGAVRSSDLILVNMAFSNLMVSLARNSLLVISDMGMEVFLSRNWCRFMMGVWVWLRSANVWSTFFLSAFHFQTLRRVAPPITNVHGHPGPPKPLIFGLCLIWSLNLIYSIPAFVFSRNGDKNSTETLMLVSSTTRPLLGCIWDFPSVYSGLAFATSSMLIHECLPICLMSVTNLGSLLTLYAHGQTRRAANKSPDVPVITRIPAERRAAKVILALNILFILSWGGSVISVNYFNYNRRSSRSSTEFLLIVARITNITFIALSPVVLAVGHRKLRAFLKSVLSRVI, encoded by the exons ATGGCGTCGTCTCCGCTCTACATCGCCGTGTACCTCTTTCTGGTTCTGCTGGGGAACGTGGGGAACACCACCGTCATCGCAGTGGTCGGGGAAAGCCTTCTGAGGGAGACGGGAGCCGTCCGAAGCTCTGACCTGATTCTGGTCAACATGGCTTTCTCCAACCTGATGGTGTCGTTGGCGAGAAACTCTCTCCTGGTGATCTCTGACATGGGAATGGAG GTTTTTCTCAGTAGAAACTGGTGTCGCTTCATGATGGGCGTTTGGGTTTGGCTGCGCTCTGCAAATGTTTGGTCGACGTTCTTTCTAAGCGcctttcattttcaaacattgcGTCGGGTCGCCCCGCCCATCACCAACGTGCACGGCCACCCCGGACCCCCCAAACCCCTCATATTTGGGCTGTGCCTCATCTGGAGTCTCAATCTGATCTACTCCATCCCAGCGTTTGTGTTCTCCAGGAACGGAGACAAGAACTCCACCGAG ACGCTGATGTTGGTGAGCAGCACCACTCGCCCCCTGCTTGGCTGTATTTGGGACTTCCCATCAGTCTACAGCGGCCTGGCCTTCGCCACCTCCTCCATGCTGATCCACGAATGCCTTCCCATCTGCCTGATGAGTGTCACCAATCTGGGCTCGCTGCTGACGCTGTACGCTCACGGACAAACACGACGAGCCGCCAACAAGAGTCCGGACGTGCCGGTCATCACCCGGATCCCTGCGGAGCGACGGGCGGCTAAG GTGATTCTGGCTCTGAATATTCTCTTTATTTTGTCGTGGGGCGGCAGTGTCATCTCTGTCAACTACTTCAACTATAACCGCAGATCTTCCCGCTCTTCCACGGAGTTCCTGCTCATCGTGGCTCGCATCACTAACATCACCTTCATCGCGCTGTCGCCCGTCGTCCTCGCCGTGGGACACAGGAAGCTCAGAGCGTTTCTGAAGTCAGTTCTGTCGCGTGTAATCTGA
- the LOC127943000 gene encoding uncharacterized protein LOC127943000, which produces MGNSQSSGQYDVNDATLRFVRRRDDITLDDDPDVLRAEMSCGHAVSPQSLTAWCRSLLDQGQYKFHCPAITHGTEKCGAEWPYLEVRKLAVLSDSEQAHFEENMALLAATEYCEFKSCPSCETYVERADLSNLCVRCTICTALKHKSFQFCWQCLREWRGPAAHSLRCSHEDCVHPDVDKLAKCKNMRLSYVNDVECPAIRACPTCGLLLEHNGFACKNLMCKRCRVEFCFLCLQLKRVCNPISGPYNVCSVAPRQTEIPVWKR; this is translated from the exons ATGGGAAACTCCCAGAGCAGTGGACAGTACGACGTGAATGATGCCACGCTCAGATTTGTGAGACGCAGAGACGACATAA CTTTAGATGATGACCCTGATGTTCTGAGAGCAGAGATGTCCTGTGGTCACGCAGTGTCTCCTCAATCCCTGACCGCCTGGTGTCGCAGTCTGCTGGATCAG GGTCAGTATAAATTCCACTGTCCAGCGATCACACATGGGACAGAGAAATGCGGTGCAGAGTGGCCGTACCTGGAGGTCAGGAAGCTGGCGGTGCTTAGTGACTCAGAACAAGCTCATTTTGAAGAGAATATGGCTCTTCTGGCAGCGACTGAGTACTGCGAGTTCAAATCA tgTCCGAGCTGTGAGACCTATGTTGAGCGAGCAGACCTGAGTAACCTGTGTGTGAGATGCACCATCTGCACCGCGCTGAAACACAAGAGCTTCCAGTTCTGCTGGCAGTGTCTGAGGGAATGGAGAGGACCAGCCGCTCATTCTCTACGCTGCAGTCATGAAGACTGTGTCCACCCAGATGTTGACAAGCTAGCCAAATGTAAAAACATGCGGCTGTCTTACGTGAACGATGTGGAGTGTCCCGCCATCCGAGCCTGCCCCACCTGCGGTCTGCTCCTGGAACACAACGGCTTCGCTTGTAAGAACCTGATGTGTAAGCGCTGCAGGGTGGAGTTCTGCTTCCTCTGCCTTCAGCTGAAGCGGGTTTGTAATCCCATCAGTGGACCTTATAACGTCTGCTCAGTGGCTCCACGGCAGACCGAGATTCCTGTCTGGAAAAGATAA
- the LOC127942996 gene encoding ubiquitin carboxyl-terminal hydrolase 47-like isoform X3: MTGVCFYITGPAHGGSVHTDEMKTRVDTDVPKQRCLLLDSEENKLKRSRTLLSQSSVGFCGTQLSSIESSVRPSLASVNQMEEDIKKMEIKDPADRSSVSHTQKDRQRQTNQDSCPYRGLLNLGATCYLNSTLQVLFMTRAFRESVLRRSPGDTSEKFETVLKELFEELSDQDEGAPSVSTKPVIKALGVQTLYEQQDAVEYFLDILEKVGPDLAEVFSGTMRNKRRCSEDHESHDDSSFKSLQIALNVTDTGAYRIEDGVRSYFESTTLVGDDQMYCETCDEKRDTTWGCEIHKYPAILSLHLKRFEYDCWSCGFEKNDCPMDVPLHLSLGEHRYALYAVINHRGSRSGGHYTADIRSFTENRWYCFDDSHVTEIDERKLERSREAYLLLYQKPSSVARVEDEEEPKTKSAEAGEPVETGRAGQCAAAHNKPHLEESAVTRRLRQRLCDEPKKPHKRKHEKTESMHKKEKASKRNVKSNHEETETREIDIRSRKM; the protein is encoded by the exons ATGACGGGTGTGTGTTTCTACATTACTGGTCCAGCACATGGAGGATCTGTTCACACGG ATGAAATGAAGACCAGAGTAGATACAGATGTGCCAAAGCA AAGATGTCTCCTCCTGGACTCTGAAGAGAATAAACTGAAGAGATCTCGGACACTTCTTAGTCAAAG CAGTGTTGGCTTCTGTGGGACTCAGTTGTCCAGCATAGAGTCGTCTGTTCGGCCGTCCTTAGCTTCAG TAAATCAGATGGAAGAGGACATTAAAAAGATGGAGATCAAGGATCCAGCTGACAGATCAtcagtctctcacacacagaaGGACAGACAAAGACAAACTAACCAAGATTCTT GTCCGTACAGGGGTCTGCTGAATCTGGGAGCCACCTGCTATCTGAACTCAACCCTCCAGGTGCTGTTCATGACCCGAGCGTTCAGAGAGAGCGTGCTGCGCCG ATCTCCTGGGGACACAAGTGAGAAGTTCGAGACAGTATTAAAGGAACTGTTTGAAGAGCTCAGTGATCAGGACGAGGGTGCTCCGAGCGTCTCAACGAAACCAGTAATCAAGGCTCTCGGTGTACAGACAC TCTATGAGCAGCAGGACGCTGTGGAATACTTCCTAGATATCCTTGAGAAAGTAGGCCCTGATTTGGCCGAG GTCTTCAGTGGAACTATGAGGAACAAGAGGAGATGTTCAGAAGATCACGAGTCTCATGATGACAGCTCGTTCAAGTCTCTACAGATCGCTCTGAACGTCACAGACACAGGAGCGTACAGGATA GAAGACGGGGTTCGATCTTATTTTGAATCTACAACATTAGTTGGAGACGACCAGATGTACTGTGAAACCTGCGACGAGAAACGAGACACCACATGG GGTTGTGAGATACACAAGTATCCAGCAATACTGTCTCTGCACCTGAAAAGGTTTGAGTATGACTGCTGGTCGTGTGGGTTTGAGAAGAACGATTGCCCCATGGATGTACCGCTTCATTTATCTCTCGGG GAGCACAGATATGCTCTCTATGCCGTGATCAATCACAGGGGCAGTCGTTCTGGGGGTCACTACACCGCGGACATCCGCTCGTTCACTGAGAACAGGTGGTACTGTTTTGATGACAGTCATGTCACAGAG ATTGATGAGCGCAAACTGGAAAG GTCTAGGGAAGCTTACTTGCTCTTGTACCAGAAAC cttcgtCAGTTGCACGGGTGGAGGACGAAGAAGAACCCAAAACTAAATCTGCTGAAGCAGGAGAACCGGTGGAAACGGGCAGAGCTGGG caGTGTGCTGCAGCTCATAATAAACCACATCTGGAAG AGTCTGCTGTGACGCGGCGTCTGAGACAGAGACTTTGTGATGAGCCCAAGAAACCACATAAAAGAAAGCACGAGAAAACTGAGAGCATGCATAAAAAGGAGAAAGCCAGTAAAAGAAATGTCAAGTCTAATCACGAagagacagagacgagagagatCGACATCAGAAGCAGAAAGATGTAA
- the LOC127942996 gene encoding ubiquitin carboxyl-terminal hydrolase 47-like isoform X4, which yields MTGVCFYITGPAHGGSVHTDEMKTRVDTDVPKQRCLLLDSEENKLKRSRTLLSQSSVGFCGTQLSSIESSVRPSLASVNQMEEDIKKMEIKDPADRSSVSHTQKDRQRQTNQDSCPYRGLLNLGATCYLNSTLQVLFMTRAFRESVLRRSPGDTSEKFETVLKELFEELSDQDEGAPSVSTKPVIKALGVQTLYEQQDAVEYFLDILEKVGPDLAEVFSGTMRNKRRCSEDHESHDDSSFKSLQIALNVTDTGAYRIEDGVRSYFESTTLVGDDQMYCETCDEKRDTTWGCEIHKYPAILSLHLKRFEYDCWSCGFEKNDCPMDVPLHLSLGEHRYALYAVINHRGSRSGGHYTADIRSFTENRWYCFDDSHVTEIDERKLERSREAYLLLYQKPSSVARVEDEEEPKTKSAEAGEPVETGRAGCAAAHNKPHLEESAVTRRLRQRLCDEPKKPHKRKHEKTESMHKKEKASKRNVKSNHEETETREIDIRSRKM from the exons ATGACGGGTGTGTGTTTCTACATTACTGGTCCAGCACATGGAGGATCTGTTCACACGG ATGAAATGAAGACCAGAGTAGATACAGATGTGCCAAAGCA AAGATGTCTCCTCCTGGACTCTGAAGAGAATAAACTGAAGAGATCTCGGACACTTCTTAGTCAAAG CAGTGTTGGCTTCTGTGGGACTCAGTTGTCCAGCATAGAGTCGTCTGTTCGGCCGTCCTTAGCTTCAG TAAATCAGATGGAAGAGGACATTAAAAAGATGGAGATCAAGGATCCAGCTGACAGATCAtcagtctctcacacacagaaGGACAGACAAAGACAAACTAACCAAGATTCTT GTCCGTACAGGGGTCTGCTGAATCTGGGAGCCACCTGCTATCTGAACTCAACCCTCCAGGTGCTGTTCATGACCCGAGCGTTCAGAGAGAGCGTGCTGCGCCG ATCTCCTGGGGACACAAGTGAGAAGTTCGAGACAGTATTAAAGGAACTGTTTGAAGAGCTCAGTGATCAGGACGAGGGTGCTCCGAGCGTCTCAACGAAACCAGTAATCAAGGCTCTCGGTGTACAGACAC TCTATGAGCAGCAGGACGCTGTGGAATACTTCCTAGATATCCTTGAGAAAGTAGGCCCTGATTTGGCCGAG GTCTTCAGTGGAACTATGAGGAACAAGAGGAGATGTTCAGAAGATCACGAGTCTCATGATGACAGCTCGTTCAAGTCTCTACAGATCGCTCTGAACGTCACAGACACAGGAGCGTACAGGATA GAAGACGGGGTTCGATCTTATTTTGAATCTACAACATTAGTTGGAGACGACCAGATGTACTGTGAAACCTGCGACGAGAAACGAGACACCACATGG GGTTGTGAGATACACAAGTATCCAGCAATACTGTCTCTGCACCTGAAAAGGTTTGAGTATGACTGCTGGTCGTGTGGGTTTGAGAAGAACGATTGCCCCATGGATGTACCGCTTCATTTATCTCTCGGG GAGCACAGATATGCTCTCTATGCCGTGATCAATCACAGGGGCAGTCGTTCTGGGGGTCACTACACCGCGGACATCCGCTCGTTCACTGAGAACAGGTGGTACTGTTTTGATGACAGTCATGTCACAGAG ATTGATGAGCGCAAACTGGAAAG GTCTAGGGAAGCTTACTTGCTCTTGTACCAGAAAC cttcgtCAGTTGCACGGGTGGAGGACGAAGAAGAACCCAAAACTAAATCTGCTGAAGCAGGAGAACCGGTGGAAACGGGCAGAGCTGGG TGTGCTGCAGCTCATAATAAACCACATCTGGAAG AGTCTGCTGTGACGCGGCGTCTGAGACAGAGACTTTGTGATGAGCCCAAGAAACCACATAAAAGAAAGCACGAGAAAACTGAGAGCATGCATAAAAAGGAGAAAGCCAGTAAAAGAAATGTCAAGTCTAATCACGAagagacagagacgagagagatCGACATCAGAAGCAGAAAGATGTAA
- the LOC127942996 gene encoding ubiquitin carboxyl-terminal hydrolase 47-like isoform X2, which produces MTGVCFYITGPAHGGSVHTDEMKTRVDTDVPKQRCLLLDSEENKLKRSRTLLSQSSVGFCGTQLSSIESSVRPSLASVNQMEEDIKKMEIKDPADRSSVSHTQKDRQRQTNQDSCPYRGLLNLGATCYLNSTLQVLFMTRAFRESVLRRSPGDTSEKFETVLKELFEELSDQDEGAPSVSTKPVIKALGVQTLYEQQDAVEYFLDILEKVGPDLAEVFSGTMRNKRRCSEDHESHDDSSFKSLQIALNVTDTGAYRIEDGVRSYFESTTLVGDDQMYCETCDEKRDTTWGCEIHKYPAILSLHLKRFEYDCWSCGFEKNDCPMDVPLHLSLGEHRYALYAVINHRGSRSGGHYTADIRSFTENRWYCFDDSHVTEIDERKLERSREAYLLLYQKLDSPPVSKTRKVTQNSARTEEPSSSVARVEDEEEPKTKSAEAGEPVETGRAGCAAAHNKPHLEESAVTRRLRQRLCDEPKKPHKRKHEKTESMHKKEKASKRNVKSNHEETETREIDIRSRKM; this is translated from the exons ATGACGGGTGTGTGTTTCTACATTACTGGTCCAGCACATGGAGGATCTGTTCACACGG ATGAAATGAAGACCAGAGTAGATACAGATGTGCCAAAGCA AAGATGTCTCCTCCTGGACTCTGAAGAGAATAAACTGAAGAGATCTCGGACACTTCTTAGTCAAAG CAGTGTTGGCTTCTGTGGGACTCAGTTGTCCAGCATAGAGTCGTCTGTTCGGCCGTCCTTAGCTTCAG TAAATCAGATGGAAGAGGACATTAAAAAGATGGAGATCAAGGATCCAGCTGACAGATCAtcagtctctcacacacagaaGGACAGACAAAGACAAACTAACCAAGATTCTT GTCCGTACAGGGGTCTGCTGAATCTGGGAGCCACCTGCTATCTGAACTCAACCCTCCAGGTGCTGTTCATGACCCGAGCGTTCAGAGAGAGCGTGCTGCGCCG ATCTCCTGGGGACACAAGTGAGAAGTTCGAGACAGTATTAAAGGAACTGTTTGAAGAGCTCAGTGATCAGGACGAGGGTGCTCCGAGCGTCTCAACGAAACCAGTAATCAAGGCTCTCGGTGTACAGACAC TCTATGAGCAGCAGGACGCTGTGGAATACTTCCTAGATATCCTTGAGAAAGTAGGCCCTGATTTGGCCGAG GTCTTCAGTGGAACTATGAGGAACAAGAGGAGATGTTCAGAAGATCACGAGTCTCATGATGACAGCTCGTTCAAGTCTCTACAGATCGCTCTGAACGTCACAGACACAGGAGCGTACAGGATA GAAGACGGGGTTCGATCTTATTTTGAATCTACAACATTAGTTGGAGACGACCAGATGTACTGTGAAACCTGCGACGAGAAACGAGACACCACATGG GGTTGTGAGATACACAAGTATCCAGCAATACTGTCTCTGCACCTGAAAAGGTTTGAGTATGACTGCTGGTCGTGTGGGTTTGAGAAGAACGATTGCCCCATGGATGTACCGCTTCATTTATCTCTCGGG GAGCACAGATATGCTCTCTATGCCGTGATCAATCACAGGGGCAGTCGTTCTGGGGGTCACTACACCGCGGACATCCGCTCGTTCACTGAGAACAGGTGGTACTGTTTTGATGACAGTCATGTCACAGAG ATTGATGAGCGCAAACTGGAAAG GTCTAGGGAAGCTTACTTGCTCTTGTACCAGAAAC TCGACAGTCCTCCAGTTTCTAAGACGAGGAAAGTAACCCAGAATTCTGCCAGAACTGAAGAACCAT cttcgtCAGTTGCACGGGTGGAGGACGAAGAAGAACCCAAAACTAAATCTGCTGAAGCAGGAGAACCGGTGGAAACGGGCAGAGCTGGG TGTGCTGCAGCTCATAATAAACCACATCTGGAAG AGTCTGCTGTGACGCGGCGTCTGAGACAGAGACTTTGTGATGAGCCCAAGAAACCACATAAAAGAAAGCACGAGAAAACTGAGAGCATGCATAAAAAGGAGAAAGCCAGTAAAAGAAATGTCAAGTCTAATCACGAagagacagagacgagagagatCGACATCAGAAGCAGAAAGATGTAA
- the LOC127942996 gene encoding ubiquitin carboxyl-terminal hydrolase 47-like isoform X1: MTGVCFYITGPAHGGSVHTDEMKTRVDTDVPKQRCLLLDSEENKLKRSRTLLSQSSVGFCGTQLSSIESSVRPSLASVNQMEEDIKKMEIKDPADRSSVSHTQKDRQRQTNQDSCPYRGLLNLGATCYLNSTLQVLFMTRAFRESVLRRSPGDTSEKFETVLKELFEELSDQDEGAPSVSTKPVIKALGVQTLYEQQDAVEYFLDILEKVGPDLAEVFSGTMRNKRRCSEDHESHDDSSFKSLQIALNVTDTGAYRIEDGVRSYFESTTLVGDDQMYCETCDEKRDTTWGCEIHKYPAILSLHLKRFEYDCWSCGFEKNDCPMDVPLHLSLGEHRYALYAVINHRGSRSGGHYTADIRSFTENRWYCFDDSHVTEIDERKLERSREAYLLLYQKLDSPPVSKTRKVTQNSARTEEPSSSVARVEDEEEPKTKSAEAGEPVETGRAGQCAAAHNKPHLEESAVTRRLRQRLCDEPKKPHKRKHEKTESMHKKEKASKRNVKSNHEETETREIDIRSRKM, encoded by the exons ATGACGGGTGTGTGTTTCTACATTACTGGTCCAGCACATGGAGGATCTGTTCACACGG ATGAAATGAAGACCAGAGTAGATACAGATGTGCCAAAGCA AAGATGTCTCCTCCTGGACTCTGAAGAGAATAAACTGAAGAGATCTCGGACACTTCTTAGTCAAAG CAGTGTTGGCTTCTGTGGGACTCAGTTGTCCAGCATAGAGTCGTCTGTTCGGCCGTCCTTAGCTTCAG TAAATCAGATGGAAGAGGACATTAAAAAGATGGAGATCAAGGATCCAGCTGACAGATCAtcagtctctcacacacagaaGGACAGACAAAGACAAACTAACCAAGATTCTT GTCCGTACAGGGGTCTGCTGAATCTGGGAGCCACCTGCTATCTGAACTCAACCCTCCAGGTGCTGTTCATGACCCGAGCGTTCAGAGAGAGCGTGCTGCGCCG ATCTCCTGGGGACACAAGTGAGAAGTTCGAGACAGTATTAAAGGAACTGTTTGAAGAGCTCAGTGATCAGGACGAGGGTGCTCCGAGCGTCTCAACGAAACCAGTAATCAAGGCTCTCGGTGTACAGACAC TCTATGAGCAGCAGGACGCTGTGGAATACTTCCTAGATATCCTTGAGAAAGTAGGCCCTGATTTGGCCGAG GTCTTCAGTGGAACTATGAGGAACAAGAGGAGATGTTCAGAAGATCACGAGTCTCATGATGACAGCTCGTTCAAGTCTCTACAGATCGCTCTGAACGTCACAGACACAGGAGCGTACAGGATA GAAGACGGGGTTCGATCTTATTTTGAATCTACAACATTAGTTGGAGACGACCAGATGTACTGTGAAACCTGCGACGAGAAACGAGACACCACATGG GGTTGTGAGATACACAAGTATCCAGCAATACTGTCTCTGCACCTGAAAAGGTTTGAGTATGACTGCTGGTCGTGTGGGTTTGAGAAGAACGATTGCCCCATGGATGTACCGCTTCATTTATCTCTCGGG GAGCACAGATATGCTCTCTATGCCGTGATCAATCACAGGGGCAGTCGTTCTGGGGGTCACTACACCGCGGACATCCGCTCGTTCACTGAGAACAGGTGGTACTGTTTTGATGACAGTCATGTCACAGAG ATTGATGAGCGCAAACTGGAAAG GTCTAGGGAAGCTTACTTGCTCTTGTACCAGAAAC TCGACAGTCCTCCAGTTTCTAAGACGAGGAAAGTAACCCAGAATTCTGCCAGAACTGAAGAACCAT cttcgtCAGTTGCACGGGTGGAGGACGAAGAAGAACCCAAAACTAAATCTGCTGAAGCAGGAGAACCGGTGGAAACGGGCAGAGCTGGG caGTGTGCTGCAGCTCATAATAAACCACATCTGGAAG AGTCTGCTGTGACGCGGCGTCTGAGACAGAGACTTTGTGATGAGCCCAAGAAACCACATAAAAGAAAGCACGAGAAAACTGAGAGCATGCATAAAAAGGAGAAAGCCAGTAAAAGAAATGTCAAGTCTAATCACGAagagacagagacgagagagatCGACATCAGAAGCAGAAAGATGTAA